The following DNA comes from Oncorhynchus masou masou isolate Uvic2021 chromosome 21, UVic_Omas_1.1, whole genome shotgun sequence.
attgagagtatgtaaacctctgacccactgggaatgtgatgaaagaaataaaagctgaaataaatcattctctccactattattctgacattttacattcttaaaataaagtggtgatcctaactgaactaagagggaatttttactaggattaaatgtcaggaattgtgaaaaactgagtttaaatgtatttggctaaggtgtatgtaaacttccaacttcaactgtaggagtagtacactatataggagcagtacactatataggcgtagtacactatataggagtAGTACACCATATAGGAGTAGTGTGACATTTGAGATGCAGCCTTTAATGATTTACCGCTCTTGTTGTCGGTCTTCCTTCCTCGAGAGCCCTGGCTGAGTCTCTGCTTAATCCTCTGGCTCTTCTCCAAGGTCTTCTTCACCACAGACTCATAGCGCTCCTTCAGACCACAACACAAAAAACTCAGTGTCAGTGATATAGTAGTCTCTTCCCACATCCACTGTGGGTACTGAGTTTGACTAATGATACAGTAACTTGGTCCCAAAATCCATAACATCACATTGAGCCTTAAAATCGTTTAGCTTCAGATATGTACACAAAATGTGGAACACAGCATCTGTAGATTTTCTTCTCCGTGGAAAAACTGTTCTTATTTGAAAAAGCTGTAAAGAAACACTGATACCCACAATAGACACCTAAACCGAAGTAACTGTTGATCCATGCTGACCCAGCATGCCGacctggaaccaacaggaccctgaacaactaggaataaagtgacagataataaacagtagcagcagaatATGTGTTGAGTCCAAAAAAGTTAGTGcagaaagggtcaatgcagataatccagatagctatttggttaactaaaTATTTAGCAGACTAGGTCAGAAATCTGCTAAATATTTAGTtgaatagttaaccaaatagctacctggactatctgcatggaccctttttgcactaacttttttTGACTcgtcacatacgctgctgctactgtttattatctgtcactttattcctagttatatgtacagtacctgttaaaagtatggacacacctcctcattcaagggtttttctgtatttttactattttctacattttagaataacagtgaagacatcaaaacatgaaataacacatatggaattatgtagtaaccaaaaaagtgttaaacaaatcaaaatatattttagattcttcaaagtagccaccctttgccttgatgacagctttgcacactcttggcattatctcaaccagcttcatgaggaatgcttttccaacagtcttgaaggaattcccacatatgctgagcacttgttggctgcttttccttcactctgcggtccaactcatcccaaaccatctcaattgggttgaggtcggggtgattgcagaggccaggtcatctgatgttgcactccatcactctccttcttggtcaaatagcgcttacacagcctggaggtgtgttttgagtcattgtcctgtggaaaaacaaatgatagtcccactatgcacaaaccagatgggatggcgtatcgctgcagaatgctgtggtagccatgctggttaagtgtgccttgaattctaaataaatcactgacggtgtcaccagcaaagcacccccacacctcttcctccatgcttcacggtgggaaccacacctgaggagatcatccattcaccaacTCTGCGTCTAACAAAGACACAGCATTTGGAAACTAAAATCAAAAATTTGGACTAATGTATATTGCTTGTGTttgttggcccaagcaagtctcttcctcttattggtgtcctttagtagtggtttctttgcagcaatttgaccatgatggcctgattcacacagtctcatctgaacagttgaagttgagatgtgtctgttacttgaaatctgtgaagcatttatttgggctgcaatttctgtgaTCTTGGGCTGCAActtatgaacttatcctctgcagcagaggtaactctggatcttcctttcctgtggcggttctcaggAGAGTCAGTTtaatcacagcgcttgatggtttttgcgactgcacttcaagaaactttcaaagttctttaaatgttccgtattgactgaccttcatgtctaaaagtaatgactgtcgtttgtctttgcttatttgagctgttcttgccataatatggacttggtcttttaccaaatcctctgtatactacccctaccttgtcacaacacaaatgattacctcaaacgcattaagaaggaaagaaattccacaaataatcgtttacttggaagaatctcaaatataaaatataaagtgtaatttgatttgtttaacacttttttggttactactatgtgttatttcatagttttgatgtattcactattattctacaatttagaaaatagtaaaaataaagaaaaaccctgtaatgagtaggtgtgtccaaccttttgactggtactgtatactacatatctacctcaattacctcgtacccctgcacttcgactcagtactggtacccccgtgtatatagccaagttatcattactcattttgtatttattattacttttctattatttttctattttctttctctctgcattgttgggaagggcccataagtaagcagttcactgttattctacacctgttgttaatgaagcatgtgacaaattaaatttgatttgacccCCCCCGGGCACAAGAACTCACTGATTCCTCCTTcattctctgcctcctcttctcctccacggCGGTGCGCCTCCtcgcctccttctctctctgctcctgaagccttctcttcctctcctccatctgctGCTCATAGTGACGCATGGCCCGCTCCTCTCGAGCCAACCGGCCCAGCTCTCTGGAAACTACAAGCACATTTAGTTTTGTCTGGTTTATTCGCTTTTTAGTCTTGTGTGTATTTCTCAGCACCAGTATATCTTACAAGGCTCTTTTCCATATTATGCATTTTATGCCTTGAGAATAACATGACATTTTGagtacatttgtgtgtgtatctgtatgtttCACATACATGTGTGCTTGCGTGTCTGGATGCGTGACAGAAAATATatgcgtgtgtgagagagggaacgAAGGGGGCTCTTTATAGCAACAGCACAAAAGAGCTTGGGATTTATTGTATACTGTCAGGGACAATGTTGACAATGACAACcaaccccacattccatgtgacaaccacccccccccccccccccaatgctaATTAAGGTGCTAGTTACCACATTGGATGGCCTAGGAACTTGTTTGAAATATGGCTCCTCTTTTCAACAGACATAATTGTTCCAGAATGCTTCCataattcaaacatttaaatagaAAATACCaagaatgtatttatttaacctcacctatgaaaaacacaaaataccctCACCTCAATGTTTTGAAATGCTGACATGAATTGACCAGGTGGATGAGTTCTTTCAAAAAATTCACACATTTTAACTTAAAAAATATTACACAGTGCCATTTAGATTAGGACTAATTAGCACTGTGACAACCAACCTGTGAGACAAACAACCCCGGTCTCCCCTACAACTGATCATTAGGCCTATGTTCTTATGAGTCTTCCCAAGTACCCCCTGGGTATAAGGCAAGGTACTCCCAGTGGAACTAGTACCTCATATTGAGAACCAGGTTGAGAACCCCATCAACATGGGTGTTGGCTACATACCAAGCTGTTTCTGATGCTCCTCCCTCCGCTCCAGAGcagtcctcctcttctcctccttctctctctgctcctgtagcctcctcttcctctcctccagctgTTGTTCATAGAGACGCCTGGCCCTCTCCTCTCGAGCCAACCAGCCCAGCTCTCTGGACACTGCAAACACATTGTGGGACTTATTAACCACAACAATTACCAGtaccctggtcccagatcatTGTGCTGTCTAGCTAACTTTTAATGAACTCATTTGGCATGACAGTTTCCATGGGAGCTGGCAAAAAGACAGCACAAATAGACATGGACCAGGTTCCTAAAATACTTTCAAGAAATTACAAAAATAAGTGACAAACAATTGAGTGGTCTCATAGGTGTATTAGCTGTACCGTCATCACGTGTGGGTACACATACCAAGTTGTTTCTCATGCTCCTCCCTCCGCTCTTTCGCTAGTCTCAGTCTCTCATCAACCTTCAGTGCCTGTGGGCCTGGAATATTAGAAAATATGTCCCATTCACTCTACATCAAGTACATACATTAAACAGTATGAGTTTGCTGACATTACTTATCATGACAGGGAGCTCAAGATGGTTCTACTGTAGCTGAAGCTTGGTTCAAATGAACTTTCTCTATTTCTTTCAGTCGGAAAACATGTTTACAGTTGGGGGACTTTTTTTTAGACTTAAAGTTAAGACATTGGGGGGGGAAAGGACAATGTCAGGTTACACTCAAACTTTTGTAAGGACAAAGCATGAAATTGATAATGTCTTGATAACGGTGATGCACGTCAGAGGAAGACCACTCATGACAGATGACCCACAAAGAACAAGCAGTACCCCaggcactgagagagagagagcgagagagcgagagagagagagaacggatgTATGACCTGCTGGGTTTCCATGGCTACTTGTGTTGTTACTGATCACAGCTGATTTGATGGAGGCAGGGACACATATGactgctctcctcttctctgaaTTACGGAGCTTCATGTCGTCATTGCCTTTTTCTAAAACGAAATAAAGAATAAAAGAAAACATACTGTTCAGGTCCCTCTGACTTTTTCAGCTGACTCAAAAGGACTGTTATTTAGTCAGGATCGTTAATGAGATGAAAATAAGAAATGATAAGTACATGTTTATGACAAGTATAACTGCATCATTATGGTTTATACCTGCTGGAAAAGTACGAGACATGACTACCTCAGAAAAAGAGAATCTTAGTATAAATTGCTTAATTCTAGAGGTAGGTAGGTCATATCATTCCAGTTGTCAGGAAATCGACTGGTCGTACTTAATCCAGGCACTAAGCCTCTAGGCTGAATGATAGCTGTTAATAAAAGAGCTATTATAATGTGCCTGTTCCTGTTGTGCCTTGCAGGAGTAAACAAATGCCAGCACCTGACACATGTCTTCATGGAGATGGCTCAAACAAACAAGCAAATAGAGACAGAAGAGGATAAGAACAAAGACATGCTTCACAGGAGGTCGCTAAATAGTGATGTGAATTTTGGTGCAAGAGACGTACACCAGAAATGATCTTTGTCCTGCAAGAGATGGACACGCAGAAAGGATCTTCCTTGACACTATAACAATGGGCATGAATGTATCTTACTGAATCGGGCCTATGATGAGTGTTGATGTTTACCACAGTAGAGATAGAGGGTGGATTCAATAAGCTACATCATTACCTCACTGTTTATAAAACAAAATGGCAGTAGAGAATAGGATGAACGTCTATGTAGAAGTACGAGGCGATATCAGATCATCTGATCCTTGGACATTTCCAAATTCCCCTGCCGTACACGCTACAAAATAAATCTAAGTTAAAAATAATGACTTCATTATCTGGCCTAGATACATGATGGACCATCTCCCCACTGAGGATGAACTAGAAGGGAGAGGTTGATTCTGGCTGGGATAGCCTGTCCTGTATACAAACACAGTGAACAGTAAAGCTACAATACCGACCTCGCATGTCATTACATAAACAGTGTGAACACTCCACAGCAAATCTATCGTACTCACCATATCAAATACACAGCTACACACCACCCTGCATCCCTGCTTTTCTATAAACAcagacaaaaatatatataatatcaaaGCCACAGTACTCACCTCCCTGTCTCCCGGATCTGCTGTCCTTCTGGTTGTCTTGATTATCTCTGGTAGAAAGCCCCTTTCTGTCTTCTTGGGATACTGGCTTCTTGCTGGgggtctccctctgtttctcctgtATCACGGCCATGCTACTGCTAGGCACAGAGCAGGGCATACCACAGCTCTGCCACAcaacactctcctcctcctctcctccttttataTTTCTATTTTAAGATGCCTGTACTTTACCGACGGTCCTCCTGTGCTCACTATGCAGCTGACCGACTGCCTCTTGCTTCAGCTGCTTGCTCATCTGGGCATTTCAAACAAATAGAAGAGAAAAAGGGAGGAAAAAAGCCCCTTTGGGGTAAACTGAAGGGACCAGCTGACTTGCTGGATTCTGGCTGGCTAGATCCTGCATCCAGGTCCAGTGAAGTGGAATGCACAGATATGCATAATCCAAATAACACTGAGACAAATCTGTGAGAATAGAAAAGGTTTTTCTCTCTCCCAGTTCCTATGAGGGTCCTTCACACGCTATATTAGAGACATGGATGCTATATAGCTTTAGTGAAAAGCTCTATCCTCCTTtctctggggctggctgctgtACCGTTACTTCCCTTTTGGATCTCTCTCACAGCTCAGACTCTGGAGTGCTACTCTGATCTCTTTAGCTACTGTCATGTACTGCCGTCCTGTCACTTTAAATCAACCCATCCCACCACCCACTGCTGAATACAAGCAGCCATAGACCCGCATCCCGAATGGTACCCAATTCCCCCATGTgctgcactacatttgaccaggactcacggtcaaaagtagtgcactacatagggagccATTTTGGACTGGGCCAGAGCCAGCTATATGGATAAGAAATATTCAGTGCAGAAGAaataggagaaggagggagggaggcaaagtCAGTTACTGGCAGACAAATTAATCCATCTGGCCTTGTTCTGTGAATGGTTGCCGCGACAACAGTGGTACAGTGCTGTACTGTggactgtatcccaaatggcatcctgttccctataaTAGTGCACTGTAGGGCTTTGGTAAAAAAGTAGGGctctacacagggaatagggtgccatttgagacatggACATTAACTCGCCCTGTTGCACTCCACTGTTCTCGTTATGAATCTGAGGCAAGGGATGGAAGGATATTTATACCTTGCAATCCCACAATGCTTCACTCAAGCCTGGGTGAGTCAGCATCATCATCAACCACTAGATGGAAGTCTTTCCCTGTTGGCTGGAGGTGGGCAAGCATCGACCCTTAATCAAACCATTCTAGAGAAGAATATAGTGAGTGTAATGACTGCCAGCGAGGGACTAGAGATGGCCTGAGTTTACATTTGAGCCTCTAGGAGAGTAGCTTAGCTTTAAGCCTCCTTCCATCTAGGGGGATTTCTCAATACTCTGCATTGTTTTCCTTTCTTAGTCTCTGATGAAGGGACTGGATAAGATCTCTTATGTCCTGCATGATCAGTCATGGAGGAAAGGACATAGGGAAAGGAATCAAACTATTGAACTATCAATTTATCTTAGTCCATCTGGACACTTCACCTAATGACAATCTGCAACTGATTATTCATACAAAGTGAGATGCTCATTACATTAAAAACAATCTTTATTGTACTTCAGTCTGAAATGAACATCTACAAATTCAGGATGTCATATTTTTGTAAACATTTGTTTTTCACAATAAACGGGAAATCATAATCAAGTTAAAAACGAAAGTATTCAGCACATGACAACTTGTTACACTTAAAACAAGTACAAGTCTGACTTCGCCTTGTTATCATAACACATCATACGTGCACAAACAGACGATGTactaataaaaaaaaatctggatGAATGTCTATCACATTCAACAAGTACTGGTGAACCTTTTCTCTAGATGGGGCATACATAACATTTCATCAGTAACCTACACCAGTATTCTGAGGCATGATTTCTATCCATTGAGAGTTTAATCCATGAATAGCCTTACTCTGTGTCCGGGAAACCAGCCATTAATATCTGAGACCCTACCCTGTAACATTCAAACCATTCTGGGTAGAGCATGAGCCCACAGTCCTGCCGCCTTTGCTAGAACTAGTCCGTGCCACTATCCTGTCCTCCTGAGGGTCTTGGTTTGAGTTTGTCTCTATAAAGTGTTGTGTGACGGAGGTATCACTACCTGTGGGGGAGtctacagtctcatagccctcgcTAAGCTGGTTCGTTATGGTCCTAAAGTGGCTACAGAGCTTGGAGTCTGTGCCTGtggtggagggagatggagacggTAGGGACTCCTGATCCTGCTCCGTATTGatgcctgtctctgcctctgtgaaAGTGGAGGGGCCGGGAGCTGTTTCTGTCCTATCAAAGGGGCTGGTGTTGCCTGGTCCGTTGGCCTTGACCAATCCTGCCTTGCAGTCTTTGCTAAAGCCAGCCTCTGACTCTGGGTGGTGGTCCAGGGGGGCCGACCCAGGAACATTGCTCTCTCTAAGGGTTAGCTGCTGGCGGGTCTCCCGGAGCTGCTGCTGGAGGACCAGGATGGTGCTCTGCATGCCTTCCACCTCTTCATCCAGCTGGATGATGAAGTCGTTCAACTCTGTGtggagaccagagacagacatCAATATTACAGCAGTGCACACATACCCAATTATCCATATCAAAAATGTATGCATTCACTGACAGCAGAGTCTTTTATCCAAAATGATGTACAAAGTGGCTAAATTATATTAGCATGGAAGAATGACAGTAAATTATATTAGCATGGAAGAATGACAGTAAATTATATTAGCATGGAAGACTGACAGCGCCACAACATATCAAGGCATCTGTATAATGTACTGAATAACATATTAATCAAATATGTACCACCAGGGCTCTAAAGTGCAACCTGGACTTATATTTTGGGAAACCCAGTGCGACTAAATGTAAATCATATTTTAAAAAATTCAATGCGTAACAATAATTTGCCGCAACACTCTTCTCTACACTGTTCAAACAAGACAGGCTGCCTCCCACGGCTGCTTGCTCCCAGTTCCCaggccacacgcacacacaccaagccccaccCTCTGCCTCGAAATTAGGCAGCACACAGTTCCTCAGTGCAGTTTGTTTTCTCAGCATGTTGTCAATTCATGCACTCAACATATTCTTCCAAAACAAGAATAATGCTGCTTTTCACATTGCTTCTAAATAGGAATCATCAGGttctttattttattattattttatgagttagttaattattttttatttgcgAGTTAGTATAAAGATGCTGGCATGTGCTGAAAACGATGGTTATCGAAATCATGATGACAAACAATGGTCTCTTGCTAGGCACACAATTGAATTAACAGACAACTACACCCtgcaaatgtttttattttcacTTCATTGTCACCAGACCTCAAAAGGGGTCTACTGATATGGTTTAAGCATGGTTGTGGAGTTAGGAAAAACTACACACAAAAAAATAGGTTCTACTAACAAGGGCTTGTGAGTGAAAACTCAAACCTGGAAAAATACATCCAGGAGAACGGAATTTACCAAAAGATCAAACTGATTTCTGTATAGTGACGGTGCAAAATCGTTAACAAAAACACCCTTTGAGATTGGTAGGAAAAAAATGTATCTTTGCACAAACAATTAATGTAAATATGATAGTCAAGTTCAAATGTAATTATTTGTGTATTGAGGGTAGGTCATTATAGGCTGTAGGCTACTTGCTCAGCCAACAAATTAAAGATAAAATGTAAATGATACATGCATTATCTGCTTTCCCAGACCAGTACTCTTTTCATTGCAGGTGTGCCACTTGCAAATGAACCTGAATGCCAAGCCCTGCAAGGGCATGCTAATTTAAAAGATGGCTAGTCATTATTAGCCTGGCTCTGGATGGAATGCAGGTCGACATCGCGCGCAGTGGTGAAGAATTGGTGCGACGCAATCATGTGCTGATGCAATCAACTGATAAAAATTGTGTGTAAAAAGTTAGAGCCCTGTGATAATTGCTAACTGGCTAACTAAATGCCATTTAGCTAAATGCACTAGCTAGGGCAAAGAAAACATTTACTCTAATGCAGGCTGCTACCAGTggtggtatagaatcagcttgttGTTTGTTCAACGGCATGTTCTGAATCAGATAGGCTACTCTAAATGCAACATCTACTCAAATGTGATCCCCTGGGAAACACTGACAAACAATTTGGTTCCTACACCGtcttcacttttggatgaaaagcgtgcccagagtaaactgcctcctactcagtcccagatgctaatatatgcatattattagtagtattggatagaaaacactctgaagtttctaaaactgtttgaatgatgtctgagtataacagaactcgtatgacaggcaaaaacctgagaaaaaaatccaaccaggaagtgggaaatctgaagtTGGCCgtttttgaactcagcccctattgaagatacagtgggatattggttatgttggaCTTCCTaagacttccactagatgtcagccaTCTTTAGAACATTGTTTGATGCATCTACTAtgaaggggggctgaatgagaggggaatgagtcaaaGGTCTGCCAGCAGCCACGAGCTCGTGACACACGGTCATGAGAAAGTTACCTCtcattccattgcttttctacagacaatggaattctcagGTTGGGACaatattgaagatttatgatagaaacatcctaaagattgattctatacatcgtttgatatgtttctacgacCAGTAATATAACTTTCTGGAATTTTCGTCCGACCTTTCCGCTGGACTTGCACGCGCGTTCTGATTTGTTTACCAACCGCCCTAACAAAAAGAGGtaattggacataaattatgaacaAATCAAACaattattgtggaactgggattcctgggagtgcattctgatgaagatcatcaaaggtaagtgaatatttataatgctatttctgactaatgttgactccaacatggtggatATCCGTTTGGCTTGATTTGTCATCTGAGCTCCGTACTAAGAttatgcttttgccgtaaagtttttttgaaatctgacagcggttgcattaaggagaagtttatctaaagttccatgtataatagttgtatctattatcaatgtttattacaAGTAATTCtttgaattgatgtggctctctgcaaaatcaccgcatgttttggaactactgaacataacacgccaatgtaaaattagaattttggatataaatattgactttatcgaacaaaacatacatgtattgtgtaacatcaaagtcctatgagtgtcatctgatgaagatcatcaaaggttagtgatgaattttatctatatttctgcttttgtgacaactctctttggctggaaaaatggctgtgtatttctgtgacttggtggtgacctaacataatcgtgtggtgctttcgctgtaaagcctttttgaaatcagacactgttgCTGGATCaacgagaattgtatctttaaaatggtgcctaatacttgtatgtttgagaaatttgatttctgagatttctgttgattgaatttggcgccctgcaatctcattggctgttggcgaggggttccgTTCCCAGACAGGTTTTAACTCCTATctggctttttattttatttatttgttgtaATGCCAAACACCAACCACCAGAATTAGAATagatcattctatttctatgattcACAGTTCCAACAGTTGTTTTGCTCTATATTGCAAGCCAAAAGACAACATTTGGTTCAAAATCACAAACAAATTTGCGCAGCCCTactaacaacctggtaactttaCCAGTATTTGCAAACAGTTGGTGGaacagaaagaaaggaaaagtGCTATAAAAGTAAGGATTCATAAAGGCTATATCTCAATCGACTAAAACTGATTTTTCTCGTGCTCCTAACTTTTCAAAGATAGGAGCACCAGTGCTACCAATGATTTATTTTAATTTAGAGCCCTGTGTACCACACAGAAATAGTGAAATAGCTAAGGATATAGAGAGACTACAGTACTCACCATCCTGGCTGCTCTTGAGCTCCTCGCTGTACTTCTTCTGCAGGGCCAGCTCTGCCTCCAGCTGGGCAATACGACCCTGAGAGATCTGTCTGCCCAGCTCCTGGTTCTCCTGGATCAACATCCTGCACTTAGCCATCAACTTCTTTCCGGTCTGGCTGCAGAGGAAACAGGGGTTAACGTCAACATGATGGACTATACATACAACTATACATGACAACAAAAGACAGTCCCAGCAGCCCTAATGCCAAGTCCCTCAAATATATCATTGTGGGTTATTTAAGATACCAACTCATACAGCAAACAAGTACTATCTGCATTAGCGTGATGGCAACCAAGATTCAGGGCAATTTGATCCTATATCATATAATACAATATACATTTTGCCCATTTGACTTACCAAATGCTTACACTGCTACATGAACTAGTTAATTGCCCAAAAAAAGTTCAACATTTCAGTGAAATCATTTAAACACATACATCTGAACTAGACCTTGGTAACACAGGCCTGCTTTTAACAGTGCTGTCAAAACATTGCACAATTCAACTGAACAGAAAAAGTTTGGATTATTGAGCGATTAATAAAATGAAACAGTCATACCTGGGTATCGTTCATATTACTGAAAAAGGTGTTCAAGATGACTCCTTGAAGCAAGCCCAGGATCACTATAACAAATGTCTTTAGTGTTTAACAGTCTCTGGACTGGGCCTTGTGCAAGTTCCTCCATTTTCAACTCTTTAATTTAAATCAATATCTATACTCTATGTGGAATGGGGAAACGTTAGTTTAAGTTAACATTTATTGGAGAAAGCATGTACTAAGTAAGGAGACAAGTTGTGTGATCTAGGCCTAAGCCATTCACACTGAAATGTTCAGATCAAACCAAACAAAGTATAGCAATGTTCCTAGCGGGAGAGGGTTTGGAGGTTGAGTGTCAGTGACCATCTCTTCTGAGCAGTCCCGATTCCTTCAAGCCCCTTAACAGGGTCACTCAGAGCTGAAACCAGTTCACCTGACAAAGAGTTTATGACATATGCAGGAGGAGTAGTGGGGCTGATctgatctgtctctctttcctttttAAAAAGTCACAGTCATGTTTGAGCGTATTGCATTTTCCTGCCTTCCTTTCCCTCCATTTTGCATTCTTGCAGAAGAGAGTCAGTTGTCTGGCTGGCACAGTCTTTGGCTGGAGGATCGAGGGTTATTTTGGTTTGGTTTACCTATCAGGTGTAAATTTCCAGGCACTTAGTTCATTTTGGGCTTGCTCCAATTTGTCTTTGTTCTCTTCCAGTTCGCTCTTCATCTTAAGGAAAAACAAGTAGACCGCAGGGTCCACCATGGTAGATCTCAGCTGGGCCA
Coding sequences within:
- the LOC135507904 gene encoding pre-mRNA-splicing regulator WTAP-like, with the protein product MTEEPLPKKVRLSEDDLKTLTREELCERWKQEDAYVQILETKYSELNSNDVMGLRESEEKLKQQQQEAARRENILVMRLATKEQEMQECTTQIQYLKQAQQPNVAQLRSTMVDPAVYLFFLKMKSELEENKDKLEQAQNELSAWKFTPDSQTGKKLMAKCRMLIQENQELGRQISQGRIAQLEAELALQKKYSEELKSSQDELNDFIIQLDEEVEGMQSTILVLQQQLRETRQQLTLRESNVPGSAPLDHHPESEAGFSKDCKAGLVKANGPGNTSPFDRTETAPGPSTFTEAETGINTEQDQESLPSPSPSTTGTDSKLCSHFRTITNQLSEGYETVDSPTGSDTSVTQHFIETNSNQDPQEDRIVARTSSSKGGRTVGSCSTQNGLNVTG